The proteins below are encoded in one region of Deltaproteobacteria bacterium:
- a CDS encoding efflux RND transporter permease subunit yields MSLADLCIRRPVFATMLVMSLVVLGWFSFQRLGLDLFPNVDFPTVTVTTTLKGASVEEIESGVTKPIEEIINTIEGIDILRSTSKEGLSIVIVQFLFSKDSAVAAQEVRDKVSTIVSRLPEGTDPPIMEKFDVDATPIMSVVVAGNRNLREVTEVAKKQIKERIETVQGVGAVIMVGGWERAVNVYVDPDRMAAYEISILQVREALQKQNIEIPGGRVDQGNREMVLRTMGRMEDVPSFADLIVATYEGRPIRVRDIGRVENGVAEPRSRARLNDKNAVSLIVKKQSGTNVVAVVDAVKAKLAELQPILPPDVSTEVVVDQSRFIKRTISEVQHHLILGAILVALTVWLFMRDARSTLIASVAIPTSIIATFTMMRYMGFTLNNVTMLALVLAVGIVIDDAVVILENIFRHIEERGEEPYRAASIGTREIGLAVTATTFSLIVIFLPVAFMGGIIGRFFQSFGITVAFAIAFSLLVSFTLTPMLSSRFLKPKDPAHSAKESPFYRAIDRFYGACLRWSLNHRAAILLLSLAITLTTGPLLRAVGTQFVPQDDQSEFEVILQTPGGYNLERTDALTQELEAKFRSLRGVRETLTTIGDTTGKARPGEGDVTIASIYVRLSDLSERDFSQFDVMADARKVLAAYPDLRASVQGINAFRGGGTRQSELEFSLLGPSLEKLTKYSDELAARMKADPAFVDVDTTLSVRKPELRAAIDRERASAMGLRVEEIAQTLSILVGGEPVSKYKEEDEQYDVWLRADPGKRTGPADVYALTVWSPAANLVKIYSLVDLEEALGPAQIERENRERKVGFFANLHGIPLSVAVERVQRWIREMNLPAQYQIKLGGRAKVLEETVANFITAFLLSLLFMYMVLAAQFESFLHPITIMLALPLSIPFAVFSLWVLRNPLDVYSIFGIFMLFGIVKKNGILQVDYTNTLRAKGIDRDTAIIEANHARLRPILMTSVMLVLGMLPMALGTGPGAASRASMAKVIIGGQTLCLLLSLLVTPVAYALFDDLGRLGWVARLRKASARRRGRPAPAPANGRLGDLP; encoded by the coding sequence ATGTCCCTCGCCGATCTCTGCATCCGCCGCCCCGTCTTCGCGACCATGCTCGTGATGTCCCTGGTCGTCCTCGGCTGGTTCTCGTTCCAGCGCCTCGGCCTCGATCTCTTTCCGAACGTCGACTTCCCGACGGTCACGGTCACCACGACCCTCAAGGGCGCGAGCGTCGAGGAGATCGAGAGCGGCGTCACCAAGCCCATCGAGGAGATCATCAACACCATCGAGGGCATCGACATCCTACGCTCGACCTCCAAGGAAGGCCTCTCGATCGTGATCGTGCAGTTCCTCTTCTCGAAGGACAGCGCGGTCGCCGCCCAGGAGGTGCGCGACAAGGTCTCGACGATCGTCTCGCGGCTGCCCGAAGGCACCGACCCGCCGATCATGGAGAAGTTCGACGTCGACGCCACCCCGATCATGAGCGTCGTCGTCGCGGGGAATCGTAACCTCCGCGAGGTGACCGAGGTCGCGAAGAAGCAGATCAAGGAGCGCATCGAGACCGTCCAGGGCGTCGGCGCGGTCATCATGGTCGGCGGCTGGGAGCGGGCGGTGAACGTCTACGTCGACCCCGACCGCATGGCGGCCTACGAGATCTCGATCCTCCAGGTCCGCGAGGCCCTCCAGAAGCAGAACATCGAGATCCCGGGCGGACGCGTGGACCAGGGGAACCGCGAGATGGTACTCCGGACGATGGGCCGCATGGAGGACGTGCCGTCCTTCGCGGACCTCATCGTCGCGACCTACGAGGGCCGGCCGATCCGCGTGCGCGACATCGGGAGGGTCGAGAACGGCGTCGCCGAGCCGCGCAGCCGGGCACGGCTGAACGACAAGAACGCCGTCAGCCTCATCGTGAAGAAGCAGTCGGGCACGAACGTCGTCGCCGTCGTCGACGCCGTGAAGGCAAAGCTCGCCGAGCTGCAGCCGATCCTGCCGCCCGACGTCTCGACCGAGGTCGTGGTCGACCAGTCGCGCTTCATCAAGCGGACGATCTCCGAGGTGCAGCACCACCTGATCCTCGGCGCGATCCTGGTCGCACTGACCGTCTGGCTCTTCATGCGCGACGCGCGCAGCACGCTGATCGCGTCCGTCGCCATTCCCACGTCGATCATCGCGACCTTCACGATGATGCGATACATGGGTTTTACCCTGAACAACGTGACGATGCTGGCCCTCGTACTCGCGGTCGGCATCGTCATCGACGATGCCGTCGTCATCCTCGAGAATATCTTTCGCCACATCGAAGAGCGGGGCGAGGAGCCGTACCGTGCAGCGTCGATCGGCACCCGCGAGATCGGACTCGCCGTGACGGCGACCACGTTCTCGCTGATCGTGATCTTCCTCCCCGTCGCCTTCATGGGTGGCATCATCGGGCGCTTCTTCCAGAGCTTCGGCATCACGGTCGCATTCGCGATCGCGTTCTCGCTGCTGGTGTCGTTCACGCTGACACCGATGCTGTCGTCGCGCTTCCTGAAGCCGAAGGACCCGGCGCACTCCGCAAAGGAGAGTCCCTTCTATCGCGCGATCGACCGCTTCTACGGAGCCTGCCTCCGCTGGTCCCTGAACCATCGCGCCGCGATCCTGCTCCTCTCCCTGGCGATCACCCTCACGACCGGCCCGCTCCTGCGCGCCGTCGGAACGCAGTTCGTGCCGCAGGACGACCAGAGCGAGTTCGAGGTGATCCTCCAGACGCCGGGCGGCTACAACCTCGAGCGCACCGACGCGCTCACACAGGAGCTGGAGGCCAAGTTCCGCTCGCTGCGCGGCGTCCGCGAAACCCTCACCACCATCGGCGACACGACCGGCAAGGCGCGCCCCGGCGAGGGAGACGTCACGATCGCGTCGATCTACGTGCGCCTGAGCGATCTCTCCGAACGCGACTTCTCGCAGTTCGACGTCATGGCCGACGCGCGAAAGGTCCTGGCCGCCTACCCCGACCTCCGCGCCAGCGTCCAGGGCATCAACGCGTTCCGCGGCGGCGGCACGCGCCAGAGCGAGCTCGAGTTCAGCCTCCTCGGCCCGAGCCTCGAGAAGCTCACGAAGTATTCCGACGAGCTCGCCGCGCGCATGAAGGCCGACCCGGCCTTCGTCGACGTCGACACGACGCTCTCGGTCCGGAAGCCCGAGCTCCGCGCCGCGATCGACCGCGAGCGCGCCTCCGCCATGGGGCTCCGGGTCGAGGAGATCGCGCAGACGCTCAGCATCCTCGTCGGCGGCGAGCCGGTGTCGAAATACAAAGAGGAAGACGAGCAGTACGACGTCTGGCTCCGCGCCGACCCCGGAAAGCGAACCGGTCCCGCCGACGTCTACGCCCTCACCGTCTGGTCGCCGGCCGCGAATCTCGTGAAGATCTACAGCCTCGTGGACCTCGAGGAGGCGCTCGGCCCGGCGCAGATCGAGCGCGAGAACCGCGAGCGCAAGGTCGGCTTCTTCGCGAACCTGCACGGCATCCCGCTCTCGGTCGCCGTCGAGCGCGTGCAGCGGTGGATCCGGGAGATGAACCTGCCGGCGCAGTACCAGATCAAGCTCGGCGGCCGCGCGAAGGTGCTCGAGGAAACGGTCGCGAACTTCATCACCGCCTTCCTGTTGAGCCTGCTCTTCATGTACATGGTGCTCGCGGCGCAGTTCGAGAGCTTCCTGCACCCGATCACCATCATGCTGGCGCTGCCGCTCTCGATCCCGTTCGCGGTCTTCTCGCTGTGGGTGCTGCGGAACCCCCTCGACGTGTACTCGATCTTCGGCATCTTCATGCTGTTCGGCATCGTGAAGAAGAACGGCATCCTGCAGGTCGACTACACCAACACGCTGCGGGCGAAGGGCATCGATCGCGACACCGCGATCATCGAAGCCAACCACGCGCGCCTGCGTCCGATCCTCATGACGAGCGTGATGCTGGTGCTCGGCATGCTGCCGATGGCGCTCGGCACCGGCCCTGGCGCGGCGTCGCGCGCCTCGATGGCCAAGGTGATCATCGGCGGCCAGACGCTCTGCCTGCTGCTGAGCCTGCTGGTCACGCCGGTCGCCTACGCGCTCTTCGACGACCTCGGTCGCCTCGGCTGGGTCGCGCGCCTGCGCAAGGCCTCCGCACGGCGCCGGGGCCGCCCCGCGCCGGCCCCGGCGAACGGACGGTTGGGCGACCTCCCGTAG
- a CDS encoding Smr/MutS family protein gives MRRLAAWLDRLLARGVAAGAAGAAASRRLPELDLHGFGVREAVAATERFLAEAHAAGIPEVRVVYGKGRHSPDGRGVLREVIPRWLAADGRRWIARADPEPDARGEDAAIRVRLRVRVERRGGG, from the coding sequence ATGCGCCGGCTCGCCGCATGGCTCGACCGCCTCCTGGCGCGCGGCGTCGCCGCCGGCGCCGCCGGCGCCGCGGCGAGCCGTCGGCTTCCCGAGCTCGACCTGCACGGGTTCGGCGTCCGCGAGGCCGTCGCGGCAACCGAACGCTTCCTCGCCGAAGCGCACGCGGCCGGCATCCCCGAGGTGCGCGTCGTCTACGGGAAAGGACGCCACAGCCCCGACGGGCGCGGCGTGCTCCGCGAGGTCATCCCACGCTGGCTCGCGGCCGACGGGCGGCGTTGGATCGCGCGCGCCGATCCGGAGCCCGACGCCCGCGGCGAGGACGCGGCGATCCGCGTCCGACTGCGCGTACGCGTCGAGCGACGCGGCGGCGGCTAG
- a CDS encoding ABC transporter permease — protein MTARAASRALWRNRLRSGLTMLGMIIGVASVIAMVSVGAGADRFVQQQLASFGTNIIMVIPGAVTSGGARSGWGGASTLTVDDAKALARVPEVAAVTYSRRQVLQVIYGGANWSTVVQGVTDEFERVRDWQIASGGFFTERHEKSGAKVAVLGQTVARNLFGSGQDPVGTVVRIKNVPFKVIGVLAAKGQSSWGQDQDDVVMIPFSTAERRVMGAGILGTVEIIYASARSTADLPVAADAIASVLRQQHRIARGQEDDFTVRTLEDMAGASAAASEVMGNLLLAIASISLLVGGIGIMNILLVSVTERTREIGLRMAVGAKARHILLQFLTEATVLSMTGGLVGIATGLVATRLIGRIAQWPTVLEPASVAAAFLFSGAVGIFFGYYPAYKASRLDPIEALRWE, from the coding sequence ATGACCGCGCGCGCCGCCTCGCGCGCGCTGTGGCGGAACCGCCTGCGCTCGGGGCTCACCATGCTCGGGATGATCATCGGAGTCGCCTCGGTGATCGCGATGGTGAGCGTCGGCGCCGGCGCGGACCGCTTCGTGCAGCAGCAGCTGGCGAGCTTCGGCACCAACATCATCATGGTGATCCCCGGTGCCGTGACCTCGGGCGGTGCCCGCTCGGGATGGGGCGGCGCCTCGACGCTGACGGTCGACGATGCGAAGGCGCTGGCGCGCGTGCCCGAGGTCGCCGCGGTCACGTATTCCCGCCGGCAGGTGCTGCAAGTGATCTACGGCGGCGCCAACTGGTCGACGGTCGTGCAGGGAGTCACCGACGAGTTCGAGCGCGTGCGCGACTGGCAGATCGCGAGCGGCGGCTTCTTCACCGAGCGTCACGAGAAGAGCGGCGCCAAGGTGGCCGTGCTCGGGCAGACGGTGGCACGCAATCTCTTCGGCTCGGGCCAGGACCCGGTCGGCACGGTCGTCCGCATCAAGAACGTGCCGTTCAAGGTGATCGGCGTTCTGGCAGCGAAAGGCCAGTCGTCGTGGGGCCAGGACCAGGACGACGTCGTGATGATCCCCTTCTCGACCGCCGAGCGCCGCGTGATGGGCGCCGGTATCCTCGGCACGGTCGAGATCATCTACGCGAGCGCGCGGAGCACGGCCGACCTGCCGGTCGCCGCCGACGCGATCGCCTCCGTGCTGCGTCAGCAACACCGCATCGCGCGCGGCCAGGAGGACGACTTCACCGTCCGTACCCTCGAGGACATGGCGGGCGCGAGCGCCGCGGCGAGCGAAGTCATGGGGAACCTCCTGCTCGCGATCGCGTCGATCTCGCTCCTGGTGGGCGGCATCGGAATCATGAACATCCTGCTCGTGTCGGTGACCGAGCGGACGCGCGAGATCGGCCTCCGCATGGCGGTCGGCGCGAAGGCGCGCCACATCCTCCTCCAGTTCCTCACCGAAGCCACAGTGCTCAGCATGACCGGCGGCCTGGTCGGCATCGCGACCGGCCTCGTCGCGACCCGTCTCATCGGCCGGATCGCGCAGTGGCCGACGGTGCTTGAGCCGGCGTCGGTCGCGGCGGCGTTCCTGTTTTCCGGGGCCGTCGGGATCTTCTTCGGCTACTACCCGGCGTACAAGGCGTCGCGGCTCGACCCGATCGAGGCGCTGCGCTGGGAATGA
- a CDS encoding ABC transporter ATP-binding protein yields the protein MAAAPGGTPLIETVGLARRYALGDATVHALVDATLRIDAGELVAIVGPSGSGKSTLMNILGCLDRPTSGVYRLGGREVGGLDGDARAEIRNRRIGFVFQSFNLLARTTALENVELPLYYGPLPLAEQRPRAAAALARAGIAHRAHHVPSQMSGGEQQRVAIARALVGDPDLLLADEPTGNLDSRTGGEIMAMLVALNRATGVTIVVVTHDPEVAAASDRVIEFRDGRIVADTPAEARRAARPHATRAGA from the coding sequence ATGGCCGCGGCGCCGGGCGGCACGCCCCTCATCGAGACCGTCGGGCTGGCGCGCCGCTACGCGCTCGGCGACGCGACCGTGCATGCGCTCGTCGACGCTACGCTCCGCATCGACGCGGGCGAACTCGTCGCGATCGTCGGCCCGTCGGGCTCGGGGAAGTCGACGCTGATGAACATCCTCGGGTGCCTCGATCGCCCGACGAGCGGCGTCTACCGTCTCGGCGGCCGTGAGGTCGGCGGCCTCGACGGCGACGCGCGCGCCGAGATCCGCAACCGCCGCATCGGCTTCGTCTTCCAGAGCTTCAACCTGCTGGCGCGAACGACGGCGCTCGAGAACGTCGAGCTGCCGCTCTACTACGGCCCGCTGCCCCTCGCCGAGCAGCGGCCGCGGGCCGCCGCGGCGCTCGCCCGCGCCGGCATCGCGCACCGCGCGCACCACGTGCCGAGCCAGATGTCGGGCGGCGAGCAGCAGCGGGTCGCAATCGCGCGCGCCCTCGTCGGCGACCCCGACCTGCTCCTCGCCGACGAGCCGACCGGCAACCTCGACAGCCGCACCGGCGGCGAGATCATGGCGATGCTCGTCGCGCTGAACCGCGCGACCGGGGTCACGATCGTGGTCGTGACCCACGATCCGGAGGTCGCCGCCGCGAGCGACCGCGTGATCGAGTTCCGCGACGGCCGCATCGTCGCCGACACGCCGGCCGAGGCGCGCCGCGCCGCGCGGCCGCACGCGACGAGGGCCGGAGCGTGA
- a CDS encoding efflux RND transporter periplasmic adaptor subunit, translating into MTRRWRSLAVAVALVAAAGIVYRALGDRDREVQRWRTEKVTRGDLVASITATGTVNPVTTVQVGTYVSGPIQAIDVDFNSLVARGQRVAKIDPRPFQLRVQQAEAELANARAALAKARADRAYKTANLARNRALAAQGIVAADAVDVLASGVAQAHADVALQEAQTRQAEAKLEEARVNLGYTDIVSPVDGVVVSRNVDVGQTVAASFQTPTLFVIAEDLTKMQVNANVSEADIGTVRAGQTATFTVDAYPERAFTGVVSQVRNSPLNVQNVITYDVVIDAGNADLALRPGMTANVDIVTGRRENVLRVPTAALRFRPPAGEGEAAAAPAGTAIWRLAGGAPEPVVVAPGLSDDSYTEVHGDALREGDPVVVGVERRTEASAQTTQRPPGFNMGGGGRRR; encoded by the coding sequence ATGACGCGTCGTTGGCGCTCGTTGGCGGTGGCCGTCGCGCTCGTCGCGGCCGCGGGAATCGTCTACCGCGCCCTCGGCGATCGGGACCGCGAGGTCCAGCGCTGGCGTACCGAGAAGGTGACGCGCGGCGACCTCGTCGCGAGCATCACCGCGACCGGCACCGTGAATCCGGTCACGACGGTGCAGGTCGGCACCTACGTCTCCGGTCCGATCCAAGCGATCGACGTCGACTTCAACTCGCTCGTGGCCAGGGGCCAGCGAGTCGCGAAGATCGACCCGCGCCCATTCCAGCTCCGCGTACAGCAAGCCGAGGCCGAGCTCGCGAACGCGCGCGCGGCGCTCGCCAAGGCGCGTGCGGACCGCGCGTACAAGACCGCCAACCTCGCCCGCAACCGCGCGCTCGCGGCGCAGGGCATCGTCGCGGCCGACGCGGTCGACGTGCTGGCGAGCGGGGTCGCGCAAGCGCACGCCGACGTCGCGCTCCAGGAAGCGCAAACGCGACAGGCCGAAGCCAAGCTCGAGGAGGCGCGCGTGAACCTCGGCTACACCGACATCGTGTCGCCGGTCGACGGCGTGGTCGTGTCGCGCAACGTCGACGTCGGTCAGACCGTCGCTGCGAGCTTCCAGACGCCGACCCTCTTCGTGATCGCCGAGGACCTCACCAAGATGCAGGTGAACGCCAACGTCAGCGAGGCGGACATCGGCACGGTGCGTGCCGGGCAGACGGCGACCTTCACCGTCGACGCCTATCCGGAGCGGGCCTTCACGGGCGTCGTCTCCCAGGTGCGGAACTCGCCGCTGAACGTCCAGAACGTGATCACCTACGACGTCGTCATCGACGCCGGCAACGCGGACCTCGCACTCCGACCCGGCATGACCGCGAACGTCGACATCGTGACGGGCCGCCGTGAGAACGTGCTGCGCGTGCCGACCGCGGCGCTGCGCTTCCGCCCGCCGGCCGGCGAGGGCGAGGCGGCCGCGGCGCCCGCCGGGACCGCGATCTGGCGCCTCGCCGGCGGCGCTCCGGAGCCCGTCGTGGTCGCGCCGGGGCTCTCCGACGACAGCTACACCGAGGTGCATGGCGACGCCCTCCGCGAGGGCGACCCGGTCGTCGTCGGGGTCGAACGTCGGACCGAGGCGTCCGCGCAGACGACGCAGCGCCCCCCCGGGTTCAACATGGGCGGCGGAGGACGCCGGCGCTGA